A portion of the Podospora pseudoanserina strain CBS 124.78 chromosome 2, whole genome shotgun sequence genome contains these proteins:
- a CDS encoding hypothetical protein (EggNog:ENOG503NWYU; COG:O; COG:T; MEROPS:MER0016159) produces the protein MAQFALQPHQDPKPSYINPSLVARSLVLNHPLCSSVLFCVSFPSSHRGGLREERVALLICFFQSAPDKHSFPQISYLFVLNSYSKASQHIKVYQSNNRKVNRNTTIMSRRGGPDQPYGGKPIVLPPPGFIKQSGRRGRYGPQQNVDDFWKRFTSDNPGKVTNIIPKNEYAEKLAKRTAAKDLANGGGGGRATSTSYEEAAALCRAKVDKIVKECKRVNQKYRDPHFDLEWDLKTRTRDCLESLSNCKDDYPEYDNSDDDQPRHPRQPPEWNPRGRQRARALGKKTKRNREGGEEEAEKEIDSVDESDHVRGGQTGYQKGSRKKSAEVRVEMSKLCPRSVKRVGDIFEDPQFFIKGPTADDVRQGRDGDCWLLAAICTLSNKPGLIERVCVARDENVGVYGFVFNRDGEWFSEIIDDKLYLIKQDYDEQVVDGLINVERRIWDDIENRPDPEEIFRRNFQSGSVALYFAQCENLNETWLPLLEKAYAKAHGDYQAIDGGFTAEGIEDLTGGVTSELNTTDILDKDAFWKNELMKVNQDFLFGCSTGHMACGYGNRRGIVERHAYSIMKAVEIDGVRLVMLKNPWGKGEWRGAWSDGSKEWTPEWLTKLNHKFGDDGSFWMSYKDLLRKYQRFERTRLFGPDWKITSIWTTLDVPWSPQYHHTKFAFTLERSGPVVLVLAQLDERYFRGLEGRYEFLLGFRVHKAGEEDYIVRCQASGHGMSRSISVELDLEAGEYTVLVLIDAEKHEGLMEPEEVLRANVKNRRDKILRIGLSHDLALSKAKIAETEEEKTAREAFKKRQQQKHREEVRKRYLDYQKKIHRQELRQIKQKKKQMAYEKAWRVGQQKKRDEKRRAARDSREHMRQAAEQEQAGAEADDEADKPKGNNKARLDEGTQTEVAVEEGAEPDKKPKDGEEPMKVGEQPLAESQVQADSGAEKPKLDKETQTEIEAHEEKADDEAEAAAEPGVSTVGKDTPSLSSSGALAEKNNAAEEGSSNIPANPDEEAKQKEVTSEPVKAATTDDKEGATVDPAKDADVASNSKDIDPHPEATLKLKKALEVVSNFKAELEDLLGARPDQNNVEQMPRQTHPPPMVPIYHQHPAQPHHHPFNGPHPLYQHPIIPQHMYQQHPGSQSRPPSRPPSRPLTADQQQFQPPPLPDPHLLHTSPAAIPTSIPTRSPSCPPPEPPTAPTTPTTNPRPPIPNTTPDDGGYTSDTPSIMPPCPPRPLRLGARLPRLRQRRQRSQPFEKHAPPWAPWCSPREWPWWLQVRGRR, from the exons ATGGCACAGTTCGCTTTGCAGCCGCACCAAGACCCGAAACCCTCCTATATAAACCCATCTCTTGTTGCTCGTAGCCTCGTCCTGAACCATCCTCTTTGCTCCAGCGTACTCTTTTGTGTTTCATTCCCTTCCTCACATCGAGGAGGGCTCCGCGAGGAGCGTGTGGCCTTGTTGATCTGCTTCTTCCAAAGTGCTCCTGATAAACACTCCTTCCCACAGATCTCATATTTGTTTGTGCTTAACTCCTATTCAAAAGCAAGTCAGCACATAAAAGTATATCAAAGCAACAATCGGAAGGTGAACAGGAATACAACAATCATGTCCCGGCGAGGAGGCCCCGATCAGCCCTATGGCGGCAAGCCCATAGTCCTTCCGCCCCCTGGCTTCATCAAGCAGAGCGGCCGTCGTGGCAGATACGGTCCCCAGCAAAATGTTGACGACTTCTGGAAGAGATTCACCAGTGACAATCCAGGAAAAG TAACAAATATTATTCCCAAGAATGAATACGCCGAGAAGCTTGCCAAACGTACCGCCGCCAAAGACCTCGccaacggtggtggtggtggaagagcgACAAGCACCTCGTacgaggaggcggcggctcTTTGTCGAGCTAAAGTTGACAAGATTGTCAAAGAGTGCAAGAGGGTGAACCAGAAGTATCGCGATCCGCATTTCGACTT GGAGTGGGACCTCAAGACGAGAACGAGGGACTGTCTGGAGAGTTTGAGCAACTGCAAGGATGACTACCCAGAGTATGACAACAGTGACGACGATCAGCCTAGACATCCGAGGCAGCCCCCAGAGTGGAACCCCAGAGGTCGCCAGCGCGCGAGAGCGTTGGGAAAGAAGACAAAAAGGAAtagggagggtggtgaagaagaggccGAGAAAGAGATTGATTCAGTTGACGAGAGCGATCATGTGCGCGGAGGTCAGACTGGCTATCAGAAAGGTAGCCGAAAGAAGTCCGCTGAGGTGAGGGTCGAAATGTCTAAGCTCTGCCCCCGGTCTGTCAAACGAGTGGGAGATATCTTTGAAGACCCCCAGTTTTTCATCAAGGGACCCACGGCAGACGATGTTCGTCAAGGGCGAGATGGTGACTGCTGGCTTCTCGCCGCCATCTGTACTCTTAGTAACAAGCCGGGCTTGATCGAGCGGGTCTGCGTCGCTCGTGATGAAAATGTCGGTGTATACGGTTTTGTCTTCAACCGTGATGGCGAGTGGTTCAGCGAAATCATCGACGACAAG CTGTACTTGATCAAGCAAGACTACGATGAGCAAGTCGTAGATGGCTTGATTAACGTCGAACGTCGAATATGGGATGACATTGAAAACCGCCCCGACCCCGAGGAAATCTTCCGGCGAAACTTTCAATCTGGAAGTGTCGCCCTGTACTTTGCGCAGTGTGAGAATCTGAACGAGACCTGGCTCCCGTTGCTGGAGAAGGCATATGCCAAAGCACATGGCGATTATCAAGCCATCGATGGCGGTTTCACGGCCGAGGGTATCGAGGATCTGACCGGCGGTGTGACTTCCGAGTTGAACACCACCGATATCCTGGATAAGGATGCTTTCTGGAAGAACGAGCTGATGAAGGTCAACCAAGACTTCTTGTTTGGATGTTCGACCGGTCACATGGCGTGCGGTTATGGGAACAGAAGAGGCATCGTCGAGAGGCACGCTTACTCCATCATGAAGGCCGTCGAGATTGATGGCGTGCGTCTGGTCATGTTGAAAAATCCGTGGGGCAAGGGTGAATGGCGAGGAGCATGGAGTGACGGCAGTAAGGAATGGACTCCCGAGTGGTTGACCAAGCTGAACCACAAGTTCGGTGATGACGGCTCATTTTGGATGTCGTACAAGGATCTGCTGCGTAAGTATCAGCGATTCGAACGTACGAGGTTGTTTGGGCCTGATTGGAAGATCACCTCGATCTGGACGACGCTCGATGTTCCGTGGTCGCCGCAATACCACCACACCAAGTTCGCCTTCACTTTGGAGAGATCGGGGCCAGTCGTTCTTGTCCTGGCGCAGCTTGATGAACGGTATTTCCGAGGCTTGGAGGGCCGGTATGAATTCCTGCTTGGGTTCCGTGTCCACAAGGCTGGCGAAGAGGACTACATCGTTCGATGTCAGGCTTCGGGCCACGGCATGAGCAGGTCTATCAGCGTGGAGCTAGACCTTGAGGCAGGCGAGTACACCGTCCTCGTTTTGATTGACGCGGAGAAGCATGAAGGTTTGATGGAGCCTGAGGAGGTGCTGCGCGCCAATGTTAAGAACCGCCGTGACAAAATACTCCGGATTGGCCTATCGCATGACCTAGCACTCAGCAAAGCCAAGATTGCAGagaccgaggaggaaaagactGCGCGTGAGGCCTTTAAGAAACGTCAACAGCAGAAGCACCGCGAAGAGGTCCGGAAGCGTTATCTTGACTATCAGAAAAAGATCCACCGCCAGGAGCTGAGGCAAAtcaaacaaaagaagaagcagatggCCTACGAGAAGGCATGGAGAGTTGGGCAGCAGAAGAAACGTGACGAGAAGAGGCGCGCAGCTCGGGATTCCAGGGAGCATATGAGGCAGGCAGCAGAGCAGGAGCAGGCAGGGGCTGAAGCGGATGATGAAGCTGACAAGCCAAAGGGCAACAACAAGGCGAGGCTCGATGAGGGAACTCAGACTGAGgttgctgtggaggagggcgcaGAGCCCGATAAGAAACccaaggatggcgaggaacCAATGAAGGTCGGGGAGCAACCTCTGGCCGAGTCACAAGTCCAGGCGGACTCGGGCGCGGAGAAGCCCAAGCTCGACAAAGAGACCCAAACTGAGATCGAAGCTCATGAGGAGAAAGCCGATGACGAGGCGGAAGCAGCAGCCGAACCTGGTGTGTCCACTGTCGGCAAGGATACTCCTTCCCTTTCATCGTCAGGAGCACTTGCCG AAAAGAACAATGCCGCAGAGGAAGGCAGCAGCAATATTCCTGCCAATCCTGACGAGGAAGCCAAACAGAAGGAGGTCACATCTGAGCCGGTTAAGGCAGCCACGACGGATGATAAAGAAGGAGCCACTGTTGACCCAGCCAAAGATGCTGATGTTGCGTCCAATTCCAAAGACATCGATCCCCATCCCGAGGCTACCCTCAAGCTGAAAAAAGCTCTCGAAGTGGTCTCTAACTTtaaggccgagctcgaggaccTCCTCGGAGCCAGACCTGACCAGAACAACGTCGAACAGATGCCTCGTCAAACTCACCCGCCCCCCATGGTCCCCATCTACCACCAGCACCccgcccaaccccatcaccaccccttcaacGGGCCTCACCCTCTCTACCAgcaccccatcatcccccaacaTATGTATCAGCAACATCCCGGCTCCCAATCCCGCCCCCCTTCTAGACCCCCCTCGAGACCCCTCACAGCCGACCAACAACAATTCCagcctcccccccttcccgacCCCCACCTTTTACACacatccccagcagcaatTCCAACCTCAATACCAACCCGGtccccctcctgcccccCTCCAGAgcccccaacagcccctACTACCCCgacaaccaacccccgcccccctatccccaacaccacccccgacgACGGCGGCTACACCTCCGACACCCCCTCCATAATGCCCCCATGTCCCCCCAGACCTCTCCGACTCGGAGCTCGACTGCCTCGTCtccgacaacgacgacaacgcAGCCAACCTTTTGAGAAGCATGCTCCCCCGTGGGCCCCCTGGTGTTCCCCCCGGGAATGGCCCTGGTGGTTACAGgtcagaggaagaagatga
- the GTS1 gene encoding Protein gts1 (COG:T; EggNog:ENOG503NZCV): MSGAMSKRQAARNEKVLQELVQTVPGNNFCADCSARNPSWASWSLGIFLCMRCATLHRKMGTHVSKVKSLSMDSWTNEQVDNMKKVGNVVSNKIYNPDNKKPSIPVDVEEADSVMERYIRSKYMNRTLAAAKKHHTGSSEDTPPPLPPKTPSRFGLRSASSIFPLGSKKKSSPGCEPTSPRDDRSHPPLRNKGSAVFGVSFSAEPDKVEDTEQKLTKLRDMGFTDESRNAMVLKGVGGNLEKAIEALVRLGEGSGRAPGGLLQPVRTSSMPLSRNLTTGTPTSARPISPASTNPFDMLDTPPPPQPLSSQSTGTLQNKNPYLSTNPFGVPPQAQPAPSAFDLAFQNLSLAPPQQPLFPNHTGGLLPQQQQQVQQTQAIYQQQPMTAPLGGPFTGMVSPGEQPYGQVGVYGSQTYPQPQPLQPQSTGYNPFFQNQQPQQQPLSVNTTGFNGNYGNNPFTKSPTRLQSPMLSQIPEQTQQNFYATQPQQQLQQSNPFFSQQPNALQQPQQQQQQYGQLSPMLQAPQQQVPQQMGLPPQVTGYFAQHQPQQQQQQLPYQQQMPVQQQRPDKASILALYGQQPQVSANPYGAPQDIAQATPVQTPNSLYPPSQQPQQQQAVSTPVSPAATGSKNPFAMSMGGAAAPAAAAAAPQQEPKLHNVSRESMMAVGLEWTNGRHSPDAFSGLSARGR; encoded by the exons ATGTCGGGAGCCATGAGCAAGCGCCAGGCGGCGCGCAATGAGAAAGTCTTGCAAGAGCTTGTTCAGACCGTTCCCGGCAACAACTTTTGCGCCGATTGTTCAGCCCGGAATCCAT CTTGGGCATCATGGAGT TTGGGCATCTTTTTGTGCATGCGGTGCGCTACCCTGCACCGCAAGATGGGGACACACGTGTCCAAGGTCAAGTCGCTAAGCATGGACAGTTGGACCAACGAACAAGTCGAT AACATGAAGAAGGTCGGCAATGTTGTTTCGAACAAGATCTACAACCCCGACAACAAGAAGCCTTCCATCCCCGTCGACGTCGAAGAGGCCGACAGCGTTATGGAGCGATATATCCGCTCAAAGTACATGAATCGGACCTTGGccgcggccaagaagcacCACACCGGCAGCAGTGAAgatacccctcctccgctcccacCAAAGACCCCAAGCCGATTTGGCCTCCGTTCTGCCTCGTCGATATTTCCACTGGgctccaagaagaagtcgagtCCAGGCTGCGAACCGACTAGTCCTCGTGATGACCGATCTCACCCTCCACTTCGAAACAAGGGGTCTGCTGTATTTGGCGTAAGCTTTTCGGCTGAACCGGACAAGGTGGAGGATACGGAGCAAAAGTTGACCAAACTCCGGGATATGGGTTTCACGGATGAAAGTAGGAATGCGATGGTTTTGAAGGGCGTGGGTGGAAACTTGGAGAAAGCGATTGAGGCCTTGGTACGGTTAGGAGAGGGCAGTGGAAGAGCACCTGGAGGCCTGTTGCAGCCAGTACGGACGTCATCGATGCCATTGAGCAGGAATTTGACGACAGGAACACCAACTTCGGCACGTCCGATCAGTCCAGCAAGTACAAACCCGTTCGACATGCTCGAcacgccgccgccaccacagcCTTTGTCTTCGCAATCAACAGGGACTTTGCAGAACAAGAATCCGTATCTATCGACGAATCCTTTCGGTGTTCCCCCGCAGGCtcaaccagcaccatcagCTTTCGATTTGGCTTTCCAGAACTTATCACtagctcctcctcagcagccatTATTCCCGAATCATACAGGCGGTCTacttcctcagcagcagcaacaggtaCAGCAGACCCAAGCGATCTATCAACAGCAGCCGATGACGGCTCCACTTGGGGGTCCTTTTACTGGTATGGTATCGCCTGGGGAGCAGCCTTATGGCCAGGTGGGAGTGTATGGTAGCCAAACATATCCCCAGCCGCAACCTCTGCAACCCCAGTCAACCGGATACAATCCCTTTTTCCAGAaccagcagcctcaacagcagccattGTCAGTCAATACTACTGGTTTCAACGGGAACTACGGGAACAATCCGTTTACCAAGTCACCAACCCGTCTCCAGTCACCAATGCTCAGTCAGATTCCCGAACAGACGCAGCAAAATTTCTACGCGacccaacctcaacagcaactgCAGCAGTCGaatcccttcttctctcaacaacccaacGCTCTgcagcaaccacaacagcagcagcagcagtacgGACAACTCTCACCCATGTTGCAAGcaccccagcaacaagtACCACAACAGATGGGTCTCCCGCCCCAAGTGACCGGTTACTTCGCCcagcaccaaccacaacagcagcagcagcaacttcCATATCAGCAGCAAATGCCCGTGCAACAGCAAAGACCAGACAAGGCCTCCATCCTGGCTCTCTACGGCCAACAGCCCCAGGTATCGGCAAACCCATATGGAGCTCCTCAGGACATAGCACAGGCCACACCAGTCCAAACACCCAACTCGCTTTACCCACCGTCTCAGCagccccagcaacagcaggcAGTGTCCACGCCCGTTAGTCCCGCGGCGACGGGCAGCAAGAACCCGTTTGCGATGAGCATGGGCGGTGCGGcagcgccagcagcagctgctgctgctcctcagcaAGAGCCAAAGCTGCACAATGTCAGCAGGGAGAGCATGATGGCTGTTGGGCTGGAGTGGACTAATGGCCGGCATAGCCCGGATGCGTTTTCGGGGTTGAGTGCCAGGGGGCGGTAA
- a CDS encoding hypothetical protein (COG:S; EggNog:ENOG503P5U7), with the protein MSHTAPPTIISLKTSFLSAQTRALSNLLHPSRAWQTTNEELPDKAVNDVMAKLNNRVLQHCKRVYAPQATRHVAEQIEALYISSSYESLELEGMGGMGKG; encoded by the coding sequence ATGTCACACACCGCCCCGCCAACAATCATATCCCTCAAAACCAGCTTTTTGAGTGCTCAAACCCGCGCGTTGTCGAACCTGTTGCATCCATCCCGCGCCTGGCAGACGACAAACGAGGAGTTACCGGACAAGGCTGTGAATGACGTGATGGCGAAGCTGAATAATAGGGTGCTGCAGCACTGCAAACGGGTGTATGCGCCACAGGCGACGAGGCATGTTGCTGAGCAGATTGAGGCGCTTTATATCTCGTCTTCTTACGAAAGTctggagttggaggggatgggggggatggggaaggggtga
- a CDS encoding hypothetical protein (EggNog:ENOG503NVZN; COG:S) has protein sequence MRSQLTRNAHRRLLAGGPGAPPCPASVLSSYHARARCLAASTPSLTLTTPPRRTFFGVFKKPARELKAPDVPPGYETLLQFRALEVEDARPPEREGLVAGFKEFFNHMRKRGGAAKIGRRVSVPGSINSTQAFLAVRLLRHLLSTEGGGDSFTFADLKLILEIAVRPPRGKADNHLELVRLVYGETKRRIDHMRTIGLSEEEITQAIGISDRDQSTFFAYFITALTRFGASQEAVERMNDYQENLPKPSRVGAYTDDGVKVIQKANGMWMWVLRGLANEGLEDELIRSFSKLVKENGVKYLAGVHEILTTFYAERNRVEETKKWFSKPLFAGSINPETYMAVVRFALRNNEQEWLESVMEDVVNSRPTKQVWDVVFQWAVLAKGKGVEDIKGMFKVMGSQKTEDPSRKLEPDGDTINSLISAAAEINNPYLAERFAMLGRELRIPPTIQTMLIQLDYRLDAGDMSGAAEVYGKLQKVVQGDEDVPVVNKYLRTLCTSSQPPLERIISVTADLEHRHITLEPETTRSLCGVFLRFDQQFEVIDTLSLHTVSYSLEERAIVRQAMMDYITDRKISTARVWDCYQLLKQFFPETSTDERVRLMDSFFDRKRPDMACYIFGHMRGHGNPAQRPNSDIYVKCFEGIGRFPDAESLRMVHNMLKMDTTVEMNTKLYNGLMLAYAACGDPIDALGFWRDITNSREGPSYNSLAIVMWACELAPRGEETAREIWKKMVRMDLEIPKVVFDGYLGALAASGKAQEEVKKLIGEMERGWGWGMGLGLGVTFNAIPTMEGKNAFADWAKVEHPEVWGELEKTGRRETIDGPKYNIERRFEA, from the exons ATGCGGTCGCAGTTGACTCGCAATGCCCACCGTCGACTGCTGGCCGGCGGCCCTGGCGCCCCTCCATGTCCCGCTTCTGTGCTCTCGAGCTATCATGCCCGCGCTCGATGTCTCGCTGCCTCGACACCTTCGTTGACACTCACGACACCACCTCGAAGAACCTTCTTTGGCGTGTTCAAGAAGCCTGCCCGCGAACTCAAAGCTCCCGACGTCCCGCCCGGCTATGAAACCTTGCTCCAGTTCAGGGCCCTCGAGGTCGAAGATGCCCGCCCACCCGAAAGAGAAGGCTTGGTCGCCGGCTTCAAGGAGTTTTTCAACCATATGAGGAAGCGCGGAGGAGCAGCAAAAATAGGCCGCCGTGTCAGTGTTCCTGGGTCCATAAACTCGACCCAGGCCTTTCTAGCCGTGCGGCTGTTGCGCCATCTTTTATCCACcgaaggcggaggagactCTTTTACGTTTGCAGATCTCAAGCTCATACTCGAGATTGCTGTGCGGCCGCCGAGAGGAAAAGCGGATAACCACCTCgagttggtgaggttggtgtaTGGAGAAACGAAGCGGAGGATAGACCATATGCGGACCATCGGGctgagcgaggaggagatcacgCAGGCGATTGGCATCTCGGACAGAGATCAAAGCACGTTCTTTGCCTATTTCATTACCGCCCTTACGAGGTTCGGGGCATCGCAGGAGGCTGTGGAGAGGATGAACGACTACCAGGAGAACCTCCCAAAGCCGTCGCGGGTAGGGGCCTATACTGATGATGGCGTTAAGGTTATTCAGAAAGCAAATGGGATGTGGATGTGGGTCCTGCGAGGGCTTGCTAACGAAGGTTTGGAAGATGAACTAATTCGATCATTCAGCAAACTGGTCAAGGAAAACGGCGTCAAGTACTTGGCTGGCGTTCACGAGATCTTGACGACGTTCTACGCCGAGCGCAACAGAGTTGAAGAAACAAAGAAATGGTTTAGCAAGCCACTGTTTGCTGGGAGCATCAACCCTGAAACATACATGGCGGTGGTACGATTTGCGCTACGAAACAACGAGCAAGAGTGGCTGGAATCGGTCATGGAAGATGTAGTCAACTCCAGGCCAACAAAGCAGGTCTGGGACGTTGTATTTCAATGGGCCGTCTTGGCCAAGGGGAAGGGCGTGGAAGATATCAAGGGCATGTTCAAGGTTATGGGATCACAAAAGACTGAAGACCCTAGCAGGAAGCTCGAACCAGATGGCGACACAATCAACTCTCTTATCAGCGCCGCTGCCGAGATCAACAACCCCTACCTGGCGGAAAGGTTTGCCATGCTCGGAAGAGAGCTCCGAATACCACCGACAATCCAGACGATGCTTATACAGCTAGATTACCGACTAGACGCTGGTGACATGAGCGGCGCAGCGGAGGTGTATGGCAAGCTTCAGAAAGTCGTCCAAGGCGACGAGGACGTTCCGGTGGTCAACAAGTATCTCCGCACCCTTTGCACCTCTTCACAGCCACCGCTGGAGAGGATTATCAGCGTCACTGCCGACCTGGAGCACCGACATATCACGCTCGAACCGGAAACTACCAGATCCCTCTGCGGTGTCTTTTTGCGGTTTGACCAACAGTTTGAAGTCATCGATACCCTCTCACTTCACACGGTATCTTACTCTCTCGAAGAGCGAGCCATAGTCCGCCAGGCGATGATGGACTACATCACCGACCGCAAAATCAGCACGGCCCGCGTCTGGGACTGCTACCAATTACTGAAACAGTTCTTCCCGGAAACCTCGACCGATGAGCGCGTCCGGCTCATGGACTCGTTCTTCGACCGCAAGAGACCAGATATGGCGTGTTACATCTTTGGACACATGCGCGGACACGGGAACCCAGCCCAGAGACCAAACTCGGACATTTACGTCAAGTGTTTTGAGGGTATCGGGCGGTTCCCAGATGCGGAGTCGCTGAGGATGGTGCACAACATGCTCAAGATGGACACGACGGTGGAGATGAACACCAAGTTGTACAATGGGCTGATGCTGGCTTACGCGGCGTGCGGGGACCCGATTGATGCGTTGGGTTTCTGGAGGGATATCACGAATAGCAGGGAGGGGCCGAGCTATAACTCGTTGGCGATTGTGATGTGGGCTTGCGAGCTGGcgccgaggggggaggagacggcgagggagatttggaagaagatggtgaggatggattTGGAGATTCCAaaggtggtgtttgatgggtatttgggggcgttggcggCGAGCGGGAAGGCGCAGGAagaggtgaagaagttgaTTGGGGAAATggagaggggttggggttggggtatggggttggg GCTGGGGGTAACTTTCAATGCCATCCCGACAATGGAAGGGAAGAACGCGTTTGCTGATTGGGCAAAGGTGGAACACCCCGAGGTATGGggtgagctggagaagacggggaggagggagacgatTGATGGGCCAAAGTACAATATTGAGAGGAGGTTTGAAGCTTGA
- a CDS encoding hypothetical protein (BUSCO:EOG09264XLN; EggNog:ENOG503P3VJ; COG:J) — MSTKTFRPLALLRPTARFYSSQPTPSPALTRSPASTKPPTATPSPTSILASLFAPEQPSAPSPTGHTNYGFEAAEDVVKHQHRADMYLRKHPRRWREGDVYAPHDLSPAEAKKWKVVKSPKRDVIDMLGVNPLDNYRNFSMISEFMTPLGRIMHSKDTGLRPVNQRKMAKAIRRAIGLGIHPSVHRHPEVMKMRGRINTAMNF, encoded by the exons atGTCCACCAAAACCTTCCGCCCCCTAGCCCTCCTCCGGCCAACAGCAAGATTCTactcctcccaacccaccccctcccccgccctcacCCGCTCGCCAGCTtcaaccaaacccccaacagcaaccccctccccaacctcaatcctcgcctccctcttcgccccGGAACAACcttccgccccctcccccaccggcCACACCAACTACGGCTTCGAAGCCGCCGAGGATGTCGTcaagcaccagcaccgcGCCGACATGTACCTCCGCAAACACCCGCGCCGCTGGCGCGAAGGCGACGTCTACGCCCCCCACGACCTGAGCCCGGCCGAGGCCAAAAAGTGGAAGGTCGTCAAGAGCCCAAAGAGGGATGTGATTGACATGTTGGGGGTGAACCCGCTGGATAATTACAGG AACTTCTCCATGATCTCCGAATTCATGACCCCCTTGGGCAGAATCATGCACTCCAAGGACACCGGTCTCCGTCCCGTCAACCAGCGCAAGATGGCCAAGGCCATCAGGAGGGCCATCGGTCTCGGCATCCACCCATCCGTCCACAGACACCCCGAAGTCATGaagatgagggggaggatcaACACTGCCATGAATTTCTAG
- the imp3 gene encoding U3 small nucleolar ribonucleoprotein imp3 (EggNog:ENOG503NXNU; BUSCO:EOG09264Y0W; COG:A), which translates to MVRKLKFHEQKLLKKHDFVNYKQDNKHRDHDVSRRYMIQKPEDYHKYNKICGSLRQLAHRLSLLPPDNEVRRKHETLLLDKLYDMGILSTKSKLSNVEHKVTVSALARRRLPVVMTRLRMAETVQAATKIVEQGHVRVGVEQIQDPSFLVTRSMEDFVTWTADSKIKRNIMKYRDKLDDYDLL; encoded by the exons ATGGTCAGGAAACTCAAGTTTCATGAGCAGAAGCTCTTGAAGaa GCATGACTTTGTCAATTACAAGCAGGATAACAAGCATCGGGATCATGATGTTTCGAG GCGGTATATGATTCAGAAGCCGGAGGACTAT CACAAATACAACAAGATTTGTGGCTCTCTTCGGCAATTGGCCCACCGTCTTAGT TTGCTTCCACCAGATAACGAGGTCAGAAGAAAACACGAGACCCTTCTTCTGGACAAGCTCTATGACATGGGCATTCTTTCG ACCAAGTCAAAGCTGTCTAATGTCGAGCACAAAGTCACAGTCTCAGCCCTTGCCAGACGGCGGTTACCAGTCGTCATGACCAGATTACGCATGGCCGAGACCGTCCAGGCTGCCACCAAGATTGTGGAGCAGGGCCATGTccgtgttggtgttgagcaaATCCAAGATCCCAGCTTCCTGGTGACGAGAAGCATGGAGGACTTCGTCACCTGGACCGCTGACAGCAAGATCAAGCGGAACATCATGAAGTACCGCGACAAGCTCGATGATTATGATCTGCTCTAG